The Nocardia sp. BMG51109 nucleotide sequence ATCGTTTTTCTCGTCGTCACCGTCCGGGCACTGCTGGTGCGGCCGTTCCTGGCGCAGGTGCGGTTCTCCCGGACCATGTCGGTACTGCAACCGCAGGTGCGGGAGTTGCAGGCCAAGTACTCCGGCGACCGCGAGAAACTGGTGGCGGAGACCCGGAAGTTACAGCAGCAGCACAACTTCAGCGTGCTGCGCGGGTGCCTGCCGGTGGTCGGGCAGCTGCTGCTGTTCCTCGGCCTCTACCACGTGCTGCGGTCGTTCGACCGCACCGGACCCGTCTCGCAGGTGCCGTTCCTGGGCAGTTCGGCCTCGATGAGCGCCGCCGACAACGCCAACACGGCCAACTACCTGTTCTCGCCGGAACAGGTGCGGTCGTTCCTGGACGCCGAGCTGCTCGGCACCCCGCTGACCGCGACCCTGGCCACGTCGGGTTCGGCGCTGGCCTCCTTTGTGGCCGTGGCGATTCCGCTGGTGCTGATCGGCGCCCTCGCCACCCACGGCACGGCCCGGGCATCGATCGCGCGTCAGCTCGAGACGACGCCGCAGACCAGGATGATCAACTGGATGACGCTGTGGGTGCTGCCGCTCTTCACCGCCGCGGCCGGCCTGATCATGCCGCTGGGCATCCTGGTGTACTTCGCCACCAGCAACACCTGGACCTTCGTGCAGCAGTACGTGGTGCACCGGCGTTCGGAGCCGCTGCCGGCCGCGCCGTCGGAGCGCCGCGAGAACGGGGCCGACTGAGCGAATCCGGTGGTTGGCATGGATTCCGGCCGGAAGCGCGCCGGAACGAAGTACTGCGGCTGGGCACGGAATACCCGTGCCCAGCCCAGCTCACCTGCTCGTGGTGGCCCGGCTGTGGGCCTGGCGGAACGGGTCGTCACGGCGTGGGCCCCGGGCGGCCGCCGCGCCCGGGAACCCGGGGTGGGCGACCACCACCGCGGCGACGGTGAGGATCTGGTCCACATCGACGCCGCTCGCGGCCAGCCGGGCGATGATGCCCAGCCGCCGCTCCTGACCGTCGGGGCGGATCACGATCTCCCGGCCGCCCCGCTCGGCGACGAATCGCCGACGCCGCGCGTCGTAGCGCACCGGCACCCCGTCGCGCACGGCCAGGTAGGCGTCCACGTCGAGATCGCGGTGCCGCTCGGCGTCGATCATCAGACCGTCGAGGAGCCGCTCGGCCTGCTTCACCAGCAGGTGTTGCACCGACGGATCGGCGAACCGGATCCGCAGGTCCACCCGTCGCCAATGGTCCGCGACGGGGCCGGCCAGCAGCTCCCGGTGCCGCTCGATCTCGGCGGCCAGCCGATCGCCGGCGCGGTTGTCGGACGTCGACGAGTAGAACTCGGC carries:
- the yidC gene encoding membrane protein insertase YidC, yielding MLDFVYYPVSAVLWLWHTGFAALLGAGSGPAWVLAIVFLVVTVRALLVRPFLAQVRFSRTMSVLQPQVRELQAKYSGDREKLVAETRKLQQQHNFSVLRGCLPVVGQLLLFLGLYHVLRSFDRTGPVSQVPFLGSSASMSAADNANTANYLFSPEQVRSFLDAELLGTPLTATLATSGSALASFVAVAIPLVLIGALATHGTARASIARQLETTPQTRMINWMTLWVLPLFTAAAGLIMPLGILVYFATSNTWTFVQQYVVHRRSEPLPAAPSERRENGAD